The Synechococcus sp. BL107 nucleotide sequence GCAGTGATCGGTGCGTTGCGATGGAACAACGGGACGGTTCAACAAAATCCGTTCTATCGTCATGGCAGTCAAAAATCGGGACTACAACTGAACGCTTGTTTTTTTAAGCACAGAAATCGCCTGATTTAGCCCTACCAAATCCGACGACACAATGTTTGCTGACGCTCTCCCATCAGCAGCCATGGGTGGAGCTCTCCAATCTGAAGCAACGGTCCGCCAAGACGCCTTTGGACTCGTGGAACTCCGGACTCTCGAATTCGTTTCCCCGATTTAACCGTTATGACAACACCCTCATACCAAGAGTTCACGCTGAAGCCCTTCAGCAAACGAAGCAATACAAGGGCTCTCCTTCAAATTGCCAACACGCTGATTCCGTATGGGCTGTTGTGGTGGCTCATGCTTCAAGCAGCAGCGGTGTCTCTCTGGCTCACTCCGCCGTTTTTGATCATTCTCAGCTTGTTCTCGCTGAGAAGTTTTTCGCTAATGCACGATTGCGGTCATGGATCGCTGTTCGAAACAGCACGGCTAAATCGGATCTTCGGGTTCCTTCTGGGCGTCGTTAACGCGATTCCGCAGCTCTCTTGGTCGATCGATCACGCCTATCACCACAAGACCAACGGCGACTGGGAACGTTATCGAGGGGTTGCTGATTTCCTCAGCCTGGATGAATTTCAAAACCTCAGCCGCAAAGAACAGAGGATTTACGAAACAACCCACCACCCACTAATGGCCATTCCAGGTGGATTTTATTACTTAGCGATCAAACCAAGACTCGACCTCTTGATTGGGCTCATCAGTCCAAAAAATCGCATGTGGGGTTCAAGAGAGGAATTAAATGATCTTTGCCTGAGTAATTTATTTAGCCTGATTGCTGTGATCTGCCTAGGATGGTGGATTGGCTTCGGATTGTTCCTTAGCCTTTACAGCGTTGTTCTTTGCCTAACAGCCAGCAGCCTGATTTATGTGTTCTACGTACAGCACATTTTTGAAAATAGCTACGCCAATCCAAGCCAGGGATGGAGCCCAATGCGTGGTGCATTAGAAGGTTCGAGCTTGCTCGTTCTCCCACCGATACTTCAATGGTTTACAGCCAGCATCGGATTCCACAACATCCATCATCTCTGCGAGCGCATTCCTAATTACAATTTAGAAGCCTGTCATCAGCAGAATCAGCACCTCTTACAAAATGTGCCGACGTTGACACTAGGAACCATGCTGCAATGCTCAAAATTCCTCTTGTGGGACCCTGCCAAAATGAGCCTTGCTGAAATTCCATCTCAAGATAAACTGAGTGCGATTTAGAAATTTTGAGGGAATCTATTTCAATTAATATTTAGAAATTTCCCCCTTACCTGAATTTAATTTATAGCAAAGTTACCAAAATACTATTCTATTATTAGGAGTCAATATTTCCCATATTTCCACACTAATCCACCTCCTAGATGACCAAAAACTTTCCTTCAATTCAGGACACATGGGCATGGCAATCCCATCAAATTAGATGGTCACTGATGGGAGATCCAACGGCACCGACGGCGGTGATATTGATCCATGGCTTTGGGGCCAACACCAACCACTGGCGCTTCAACCAACCAGTACTGGGAGCGCAAACTCCCACCTACGCCATTGATCTGCTCGGGTTCGGGGGCAGTGATCAACCCAGGGCCCGACTAAAGGATGAACCCGTCACAGCCGACGCGGTGCATTACGGCTTTGATCTCTGGGGCCAGCAGGTAGCCGACTTCTGCGAAGAAGTGATCGACAAACCTGTGTTGCTGATTGGCAACTCCATCGGTGGCGTCGTCGCCCTACGAGCCGCACAACTGCTGGGAAGCCGCTGCCGCGGCGTGGTGCTGATCGATTGCGCCCAACGGTTAATGGACGACAAACAACTGGCCACGCAACCGGCCTGGATGGCCTGGATTCGACCCCTACTCAAAACGATGGTGCGTCAGCGCTGGCTGAGCACAGCCCTCTTCCGCAATGCCGCTCGACCCGGCGTAATCCGCAGTGTGCTGAAGCAGGCCTATCCCAGCGACGCCAACATCGACGACGCGTTGGTGGACCTGCTGTTTCAACCAACCCAACGCGATGGAGCTGCCGAAGCCTTCCGCGGCTTTATCAACCTCTTCGACGACTATTTGGCCCCAGAGTTGATGCAGCACCTGTCAATTCCGGTAGATCTGATCTGGGGAGAAAAGGATCCTTGGGAACCCTTACTGGAAGCCCAACGTTGGTGCGACAGCATCAACTGCGTGCGCTCGCTCACAGTGATTCCTGAGGCCGGGCATTGCCCTCATGACGAGGCACCGGACGCCACAAATGAAGCGTTGCTCAAAACATTGATGACCTCTATGCCTCCACTGACGACGTCATGACACGCCAAAACTGCTGATCACTGAGTGCCCCAAAACTCCAAAGTGCCGCAAGACATTGATAGTCTTCAACGAGAAATCGCTTGAGATTGTTAACCGCTGCAGCATCAAGATCCTGGCCAATCGCCCGCTTGGATGCATTGCTGCGTTCTCGCACTTCGGCCGCATCAACACCCAGGATCCTGGTGCAATCTGCAGCCAAGGTTTCCTGACACACCACTCCCAAAATATTGGTAGGGATGACAACAGCCAAAAGAGGTCGACAGTAAAAAGAGATCGACTCGCGCAAATGATGCACAACATGAAAATCTCTTGCGACAGCCTGATTAAGCCGCCCATCAGACCAATACAAAGAACGGGCCATTGTTCCCAAACTCTTATAAGTGCTTAAAACCTTTCTTTCACCAGGAAAGCGGCGCACCTGATCTGGCAACGCATCATCAACTACGAGTTTGTAGCGCCACTCGAATGCGGAGAAGGCCCTATCAATCGGATTGCGAAGGCAAAAAAGATAATCACAAGTCGAATCTACGACGACACCATTGATGTGAGATTCAAAGAAGGAAGAGTATTTTTCACTGATAACAAGTGAACGAGGGAGGAGCTTTTCAACTGTTGATCCCCCGCACTTACCAATATGTACAAACTGCAATCGCCGCTTCAAAGCATGAGCCAGATATCTGGCCCAAGCTTAAAGAGGCTTCAGCAAGCGACATAGGCCTCCACCTGATCACTCACCCGACGTAAACCGGCCAAGCCATCACGTTCGAGGTTGCGAACACGATCGCGGCTCATCCCAAGGATGCGGCCGATACCCGTCAGGCTCATTGGGTCTTCACCATCCATCCCGAAGCGCATGCGCAGCACTTGTTCCTGGAGATGGGGTAGCTGGCCCAGCAAGCTGCGCAAATCGCCCTTGAGGCAATCCTCTTCCACTTGATCGCTGGGGAGCTCATTATCTCCGGAAAGAAGCTCCAACAATTCAGTATCGTCACCGTCACCCACCTTCATCTCCAGGCTCACAGGCTGACGGGCACGGCACATCAAATCTTTGACTTCGTCTTCAGGCAGATCGACAAATTGGGCAAGCTCCGTCACGGTGGGGGTGCGACCCAACTCTTGACTGAGCTCACGCTGGCCCTTCTTGAGCTTGTTCAGCATCTCGGTGATGTGAATCGGCAGGCGGATCGTGCGGCTTTTCTCTGCGATGGCACGGGTGATGCCCTGACGAATCCACCAGTAGGCGTAGGTAGAAAACTTGTAACCGCGGGTGGGGTCAAACTTTTCAACGCCGCGAACCAGACCAATAGTGCCTTCCTGGATCAGATCCAGAAGTTCCATATTCCGTTTGGTGTATTTCTTGGCAACGCTCACAACGAGACGAAGATTGGCCGCCACCATCCGCTCCTTGGCGCGATGACCCTGCTGCAACTTCCGCTTGAGCTGAACAGTGCTGAGTTCAGCAGCCTTGGCGAGTTGATCGCGGGCGGGCTTGGCTCCATCCCTGCTCTCCAACTCGGCCTCAAGAGTTTCGATCTCCATCAGCTGCTGAACCTGACGACCAAGGGTGATTTCTTGCTCATGGGTGAGCAAGGGCACTCGTCCAATATCCCGGAGATACGAACGCACCAGATCGACGTCAACACTGACGGTTCGGGTAGAAGTTGCTGGTTTTGAAGCAGCGGTAGCGACGGGTGCCATGGCGCTTCGTTGAGTTATGTAAAGCGTACCCCTAAGAAACGTAAACAAGCTCTCAGAAAGCAGAAGCCGCCAAGAATTGGGTAGAAATACCTGCTGCCTGACCCAGCTGCGGCAGGTTCAGCAGCAGCCACTGCGCCGTTTTCAAATAAATGAGCGTCCCGGCCACGTCGGTACACGTGGTGATGAACGGTGTGGACATCAGGGCTGGATCCAGGCCCATCCGGTCGAACAACAGCGGAAACGCCGCTCCAGCCGTTGCCGCCAGGGTGGTAATCGCCAGCAAGCTGATCCCCACCGACACCCCCACCAAGGCGCCCCCACCACGCCACCAGGCAAAGGGCAGCACCACAATCATCATCAATACCCCGAGAACGGCACCGGCCATCGCTTCCCGCAGCACCGCTTGCAGAGGCTTCAAAACCGAAATGCTTTGGGTGCTCAATCCACGGATCACCACGGTGGAACTCTGGGCACCGACATTGCCACCGGTGCCTCCCAATAAAGGAATGAACGCTGCCAAGAGCACCACTTGCTTCAGCACGGCCTCATTCGCTGCAATCACCTCCGAGGTGAAGAAACTCGCCACCACGAGCACCGACAGCCAAACAATCCGGCGGCGGGCGACGGTAAACAAGTTGCTGCTGAAGTAATCGTCTTCGTCGCCAGCTTGCACAGCACCAGCGGCGTAGAGGTCGCGGGTGGCCTCCTGCTCAATCACGTCGATCACGTCATCAACGGTGACGATGCCCACCAAGCGCTGCTCTGAATCCACCACAGGCACAGCCAAAAAGTCGTAGCGCTGAATCGTGCGAGCCACCTTTTCTTGGTCGGTGTCGGTGGAAACGCTGAGCACATCACCCGTCATCACATCACCAATGCGCGCCTTCAAATCCGCCGTCACCAAATCCCTGAGGGAGAGGATCCCCGTGAGGCAGCGTTCTGCATCGGTGACGTATAGGGAATAAATGGTTTCGGTGTCGCGAGCGCGACGACGCACGATCTCCAACGCTGTGGCAGCGGTTTGGTTCTCCTTGAGAGCGATGTATTCCGTCGTCATCAAACGACCAGCCGTTTCCGCCTCGTAGCCGAGCAATTGGGCTGTAACCCTGCGCTCTTCCGGGCTGAGCTCACTCAAGAGCTGACGAACCACTTTGGCGGGCAGCTCCTCCAACAACCGTGCCCGGTCGTCTGGAGACATCTCCTCGACCACCTCGCGCATCTCACCGGAGCGCAACAGGCGCAATAGGCTCTGCTGGGTTGCGCTGTCGAGATATTCATAAACACTGATTGCCTCATCCTTCCCGAGGAAACGAAACGCAAGGGCCTGAAGGTTGGTGGGCAAATTGCCGATCGCCTCAGCGATATCCACCGGCTGCACCGGCTTCAACAACAGCTTCACCGCGTCGTAGTTCCCGACAGACAGCATCGACTCCAGTTGTTGGCTGACCACTTCCGCCACCAACTCGAGCTCAACCGTGACGTTGCCGGCTTCGTGCCCCGCTGCCTCCGTCATGCTTCTCCGGCCGGGATTTCAAGTATGGCCGTTCATGCCGGTTAATCTTTCGAAATATCCGGCTTTAGGCATGACGATCAACATCAGTGGTGTTTCCGTAACGTCCCCAGACGGCTCCACCAAATCTCTCGGCGACTACGCGGGGAAGGTGCTGCTGATCGTAAATGTGGCCAGCAAATGTGGTTTCACCAAGCAGTACGCCGGGCTTCAAGCACTGAATGAGGCCTATGCCGACAAGGGATTGGCTGTGCTTGGTTTCCCTTGCAACGATTTCGGCGCTCAGGAACCAGGAACGTTGGATGAAATCAAGAGCTTCTGTTCCGCCACCTACGGCGCAGACTTTGAACTCTTCGACAAAGTGAACGCGAAGGGAAGCACCACAGAGCCTTACACCACTCTGAACAAGACTGAACCCGCCGGAGATGTGGCCTGGAATTTTGAAAAGTTCTTGGTGGGCAAAGACGGAACGGTGATTGCCCGTTACAAGAGTGATGCCACCCCCGAGGCGCTTAAGGCTCCGATCGAGGCGGCGTTGGCCGCCTAACCCTCTGGCCAACCCACAACCCAAGGGCTGCGGCGCCCAGTCCCAGCCCAAGGGTGAGACAGATGAGGCCTGAGGCCTCAAGAATCTTTCCAGCGCTGATCAATTGCATCGCCTCCAACATCCAGCTGCTGAAGGTGGTGAGGGATCCACAGAAACCAATCCCAATCAAGAGCTGACGACGTGGCGCTGCGGGCAAGCCGGCGAGCAAGCCGAGCAATGCAGCACCCAGCACATTCACCAGCAGATGGTGATCGGAGCCATGGAGCGCCACCTGCCAACGCAGTAGCGCTCCAGGAACAGCGCCAAGGGCCACCAGGAACAACTCCTGCAGTTCTGCAGTTAACGAACGCTGCTGCTCAGGCATAGCTCCCCAGGCCGTAACCAGCCCCTGCTGCGCACAGACCAAACACAATCGAAGTCAGCGCTAAAACAAGCGACACGAAGGGGCGACCAGACCGCAATTCATTGAGAAGCTCCACGGCAAAAGTGGAGAAGGTGCTGAGGCTTCCAAAAAATCCCACCCCGATCAACATCGCAAGGCGTGGGTTGGCACTGCAGCTTTGAACAAGCGCCAACACCAAGCCCAAGCCGAAGCAGGCGATTACATTCACGACAAACGTGCCCCAGTGCTTTTTGGGCACCATCGGCTCGAAGTGATTGACCGTTTTTAGGCGCAGCCAGGCACCGGGGATCGCCCCGAATCCGACCAGCAGCGCTTCAAGCGCGGAGCCAGCCACGGGGTTGATCCTCACCAAGTGGTTGGACGTGCAGCCAGTCATTGCCATCCGCCGCCGACCAGCGCCGTAGCAAACGCAGTGAGGTTCCAGCCCTCAGGGTGCTGAGACGCGGCGCTACAGCCATCGGACTCAAACGCAGGGGCGCATCAGACGCCACGTGCAGATGACCACCAACACCGACGCGACGTCGCACTTGCGGTTGCCGAAAATCTGCACCACCGGCTGGCATGGCTGCTGGGGCCATCAAGGCCACTCCCAGCAGCCAACTCCATCGCAACATCGGACCCATCAAATGTCGAGTGCTGCCATATCCAATTCTTTGCTATGGGTTTCGATGAACTCACGGCGAGGGGCCACTTTGTCGCCCATCAGAATCGTGAAAATTCGGTCAGCTTCCAAAGCATCTTCGATTTCAATTCGCTTCATCATCCGCGTACTGGGATCCATCGTGGTTTCCCACAATTGCTTGGGCATCATTTCACCCAAACCCTTAAAACGCTGGATCGTGTATTTGGCATTTTCACCAAACCCTTTAAGCGTCTTTTGCAGGTCAGATTCGTTGTAGCAATAGGTGTGATTTTTACCGCGCTCAACCTTATACAGAGGCGGACAGGCGATATAAATATATCCACCTTCCACCAATTCTCGCTTGTAGCGATAGAAGAATGTAAGGATCAAGGTGCGAATGTGAGCGCCATCCACATCAGCATCCGTCATGATCACAACACGGTGATAACGGAGGCTTTTTTGATCAAATTCTTCCCCTTTAATACCCAGACCTAATGCTGTAATGAGAGCTTGGATTTCTGTGTTTTTATAAATCTTCGAATCGTCTGTTTTCTCGATATTGAGAATTTTGCCCCGCAAAGGAAGAATCGCTTGAAAACGACGGTCGCGTCCTTGCTTGGCCGAGCCACCAGCAGAATCACCCTCCACGATGTAGATCTCAGACTCGCTGGGATCGCGGGAGCTGCAATCAGCCAGCTTCCCAGGGAGGGTTGAGCTCTCTAAAACACTCTTACGTCGCACCAGTTCGCGGGCACGGCGTGCAGCCTCAGCAGCATTAAAGGCTTGAATCGCTTTCTCCAGGATCAGACTGATCACTGAAGGATTGAATTCAAGGAATTGGCTGAGGGCTTCGCCAACTAAATTATCAACAATGCCGCGAACCTCGGTGTTACCGAGCTTGGTTTTTGTTTGCCCTTCAAACTCAGGTTCCGGCACTTTGACCGACAACACCGCCGTTAGGCCTTCGCGAATGTTTTCGCCAGCCAAATTGGAATCGGCATCCTTGCGTTTGCCCAATTTCTTGGCAAAAGCATTCAGCGTGCGGGTAAGGACCGTTTTTAAGCCTTCAATATGAGTGCCACCATCCACTGTTCGGATGTTGTTGGCAAAACCAAGAATGCTGTCGGAATAGGCATCAGCGCACCACTGCAAGGCAGCTTCCACCTGGACACCATCTTTCTCAGAATTCACATAAATAATGTCTGGATGAAGGGCATCCTTTGCCTTATTCATGTAGGCGACGTATTCCTTGATGCCGCCTTCGTAGAAATAGATCTCCTCATGGGGATCACCGGCATCGCTCAGGGAGGCTTCGCGCTCATCGCGGAAGACGATCTGCACCCCACCGTTGAGATAGGCCAGCTCTCGCAAACGCGCTGACAGGGTGGCGTAATCAAAAACGATCCCGCCGGTAAAAATTTGAAGATCCGGCAGAAAACACACTGTGGTGCCGGTTTCACCCTGCTCAGCCTCCGACTGAGACTCGGACAACAAACTGCCAATCGCAGCACCCCGCTCAAACCGTTGGCGGTGCACCTGACCTTGACGACGCACGGTGACCTGCACCCATTCACTCAGGGCGTTGACGACAGACACACCAACGCCGTGCAAGCCACCGGACACCTTGTATCCACCTGCTCCAAACTTGCCACCGGCATGCAACACGGTGAGCACCGTTTCCAGGGCACTCTTTCCCGTGCGGGGATGCACATCCGTGGGGATACCGCGCCCGTTATCGGTCACGGAAGCGGAGCCATCAGCGCCAAGAATCACCGTGATTCGGTCGCAATGCCCAGCCAGGGCCTCATCCACCGCGTTATCCACCACCTCGTACACCAGGTGATGCAGACCCCGGGGTCCGGTGGTGCCGATGTACATCCCCGGGCGTTTCCGGACGGGCTCAAGCCCCTCCAACACCTGAATCTGTTCAGCGCCGTATTCGTTCTGGACCTTGGAAGCGTCGCTCATTCAGAAGCTCTCAAGTCAGGAAACTGGGTTCTATGGGGCCGCAACGGGTCTGAACCACGATCTGACATTCTCAATTTTACACCGGGTGTCTACAGCGTCCTGCAGAGGCCTCTGAAGCGCTATCTCCAACTGGCCTCCACCCCCTTTGATCTGCGGCGATGTCCACACAACCACTCGTGATCACCTTGCTAGGGCCCACCGCCAGCGGCAAAACCGCCCTCGCCCTTGAGCTGGCCGAACGGCTCGAACTGCCGGTGATCAACGTGGATTCCCGCCAGCTGTATCGGGAGATGGACGTGGGCACCGCCAAACCCACCGCCGAACAACAGGCCCGGGTAACGCACCACCTACTCGACCTGCGCAATCCCAACCAGCCGATCACGCTGCAGGAATTTCAAGCGGAGGCCACGTCCTGCATTGAACGTGAACTATCTGAACGGGGCGTCGCCCTACTCGTGGGCGGCAGCGGTTTGTACCTGAAAGCTTTAACGAGCGGTCTCAAACCGCCGGCCGTAGGTCCACAACCCGAGCTGCGCAAGCAGTTCAGTGCTATGGGACAGGCCATCTGCCATCCGCTCTTGGCCGCCGCTGATCCAATCGCCGCAGCCAAAATTTCCCCTGCGGATGCGGTCCGCACCCAACGCGCTTTGGAGGTGCTGTACGCCTCAGGCCAACCGATGAGTGGCCAGGCCAGCGTGGAGCCTCCCCCCTGGCGAATTTTGGAGTTAGGGCTCGATCCCAGCAACCTGCGGCAACGGATCAACCAACGCACCGAACAGCTGTATCAGGACGGCCTGGTGGAGGAGACCCAACGCTTGGCCGACCGCTACGGAGCCGACTTACCGCTGCTGCAAACGATCGGCTACGCAGAAGCACTGCAAATCAACGATGGATCGATCACACGGGCATCGGCGATCGCCACAACCTGCCAGCGCACGCGGCAATTCGCCAAACGTCAACGCACCTGGTTTCGGCGACAACACACTCCCCAATGGCTCAGCGAACAGGATCTGTTAACGGAAGCGATGACGCTGATCGAACAACACCTAGGCTGATCCAAGCAGACGTTGTGTTTTTAGTGTTGTCTGCACCTGTTCCCTTTTCCCTCTGAATGGCTCCACGTCCCCGTTTTGACCGTCGCGCTCCAGTAAGGGAGCTTCCAAACATCAATGACCGAATCAGTTACCCCCAGTTGCGGGTTGTTGATTCAGACGGCAGCCAACTCGGAGTGATCAGTCGGGAAGACGCGCTGGAAGTGGCCAAAGAGCGCGAATTGGATCTGGTGCTGGTGAGTGAAAAAGCCGATCCGCCGGTGTGCCGGATCATGGACTACGGCAAATTCAAATTTGAGCAAGAAAAGAAAGCCAAAGAAGCCAAGAAGAAGTCGCACCAGACCGAAGTTAAAGAAGTGAAAATGCGATACAAGATCGATTCGCACGATTACGACGTGCGTATCGGCCAAGCACAACGCTTCCTCAAAGCCGGCGACAAGGTGAAGTGCACCGTGATTTTCCGTGGCCGGGAAATTCAGCACACCGCCCTAGCCGAGGTTTTGTTGCGGCGCATGGCGAAAGACTTGGAAGAAAAGGCGGAAATCCAGCAATCCCCCAAGCGAGAGGGACGCAACATGATCATGTTTCTGACGCCTCGTAAGACCCCCCTCCTGAAAAAAGACGACAAGGATTCGAGCGTGCACCAAGCGATCCGCACCATCCCTGCACCTCCACGGTCCACCGCCACCAAGGTGGCGGCCCCCCAGGCCTAATTAACCCTCGAGCAAAAGTTGCCAACCCTGGGATGAGTCCTCAGGGTTAATGCTGCTGCGCTCCTCACCCCTCAAGCCGTAGTCGGAGCCGTTGAGTTCGATTGATCTGATCGGCAGTTATTCATAGCCCCTCTGTGGCGTCGACCCTCAGACAGATCCTGGTCCAAATAGGACAAATCGAGCCCAGGCGCCGTTCTTGCAATAACTGCATCGACCGAGCCGGTATTCCAGAGGCCGCAAGCCGATTGACAACGCTGCGCACCCAGCCATTCACGCCAGATGCCTCAGGTAGCACGATAGCTACACGTGATTGAGTAAATATATCTCCTATATCGTCCAAGCTTGAAGCGGTGGGCGACCACCAACAGCGAAGTGGCACAGCTCCTGAGCTCAAATCGACCCAGTCGCCGCTTGGAGAGTTGGAGATTGTCACAGGCTCTCGGACACACAAGCAATTGTCACCAGCGGATTCGCTCCGTATGGTGGCCGCATTACAACCTGGCCCACCGGCGTGCGATTTCATATCCAGCAGGAAAGCGACATCCCCGCGTCGACCCAGCTGTACAACCAAATCTGCTTCGCCATTGCTGCACGGCACTACCCGCCTGGCCACCGATTACCGAGTACGCGACAGCTGGCGATGCAGACCGGATTACACCGCAACACGATCAGCAAGGTGTACCGCCAGCTTGAAACCGACGGTGTGGTGGAGGCCATGGCCGGATCGGGCATCTATGTACGCGACCAGCAGAAACCGCGGGAAATCAAAACTCCACCCCACATCCGCAACCGCGGCGTCACCGATCTCGATCGGGAAGTGCGCAAATGCGTGGATGGTCTGCTGAACGCAGGCTGCACGCTGCAGCAGACCCGTGAGCTGCTCACCCGGGAAATCGACTGGCGGCTGCGCTGTGGCGCCCGGGTGTTGGTGAGCACGCCCCGGGAAGACATTGGTGCTTCGATGCTGATCGCTGAGGAATTGGAGCCCTGCCTCGACGTGCCCGTGGAAGTGGTACCGATGGAGGAATTGGAAAACGTGCTGGAAACCTCCAGTAATGGAACGGTGGTGACCAGCCGTTACTTCCTCCAGCCCGTGGAGGAGCTGGCCAAAAAACACAGCGTGCGGGCTGTGGCGGTGGATCTCAACGATTTCCGCAATGAGCTGGCCATGCTGAAGGAGCTACGCCCCGGCAGTTGCGTGGGCCTGGTGAGCATCAGCCCCGGTATCTTGCGGGCCGCCGAAGTGATCCTGCACTCGATGCGCGGCAACGACCTTCTGCTGATGACGGCCACTCCAGATGTAGGGAGTCGTCTGTTGGCGCTGTTGCGCGCCTCCAGCCACGTGCTCTGCGATCGCCCCAGCTTGCCCCTTGTTGAACAGAGCCTGCGCCAAAACCGATCGCAACTGATGCGAATGCCGCAACTGCACTGCGCCGAGAGTTACCTCAGCACCGATACGATCGATTTACTCCGCAAGGAGATCGGCCTGCAAACCCCCGCGACCGCCAGCTGACCCCCGCCGATGCTTGATCAGATCCGAGCCGATCTCGCCATCATCCGCGAGCGCGATCCGGCTGCTCGCGGTTGGCTGGAGATGCTGTTTTGCTATCCAGGCCTCCACGCCATCAGTCTGCACCGGTTCAGCCATCGGCTTTGGCGCAGCCGCTTGCCGCTCAAGCTCCTGGCCCGCTGCATCAGCCAAGTGGGGCGTGCCCTAACCGGCATCGAAATTCATCCCGGTGCACGCATCGGCCACAGTGTGTTTATCGACCACGGCATGGGTGTAGTGATCGGGGAAACCGCGGAAATCGGGCACCGATGCCTGCTGTATCAGGGCGTCACCCTGGGTGGAACCGGCAAAGACCATGGCAAGCGCCATCCCACGTTGGGGGAAAACGTTGTGGTGGGAGCAGGGGCCAAGGTGCTAGGGGCGATCACGATCGGGCCCAACACCCGCATTGGCGCTGGCTCAGTGGTAGTGAGAGATGTGGAAGAAGACTCCACCGTGGTGGGCATCCCCGGCCGGGTGATCCACCAAAGCGGCGTCCGTATCAACCCCCTAGCCCATTCCGCCCTCCCCGATGCGGAAGCAAATGTAATCCGCAACTTGATGGAGCGAATCGACGAGCTGGAGACCACGGTGAACGCCCTAAGAAGCTGCCTCGATGACGTGGCAACAGATTGTGCTCTGCAAGACGACCATGGTGGCGAGGCACAAAGCCTCAAAGACAGGGAAATCCTTGAATTTCTCGGGGAGAGCAGCGGGTGATCATCGATCACACCCTGAAGATCGTGCTGCTGCATGTGCCCAAATGTGCGGGCACCAGCCTCCGCCAAGCCTTTTTGGAGGATGGGCAAGACCGAGACGTGGTGAGCTTTTTCGATTTCGAATACAACCCTGTACTGCATCGCCAGGTGGACAAAGCCCACCTTCCGTTAATGGATCTGCGCCATTTCCCGGAATGGCGGTTTCTCAAGCGGTATGCGGTGATCGCCTGCATTCGGCATCCCTATGAACGCTTGGCCTCGGCGTGTCGGGAGTTTCTCCGACAAAACAGTCGAGACACAGAAGTGCAGATGCGCACGCAACTCCCCAACCAAGAACAACGGTTGGCTTACCTGCGACGACTTCCCGCAGCGATGGACGCCCACGATTTGCGGTGGGTGCATGGCTTCCCAATCCACTGGTTTACCCACTACGGCAAGAGAGCCAAGGTGCAACATCTGATCCGATGCAGTGATCTAGCTGAAGATCTCACCGACTTGGGTGCACGGCTGAAGTGGCCAAAGGGCCTACGCACCAAGCTGGCGGCCGTAGGAGCTGGGGCGGGTCGCCGCCAAACGGCGGATCTTGATGATCTCAGCCACGACCCAAACCTCCGGGCCATGGCCAACCTGCTGCACAGCAACGACTTTCGCTGCTTTGGCTTTGCGCGCAGCGAGGCCTACTTTGAGGATCCAGATCTGGCCGACCACGTGCAGCAGTGTCTGCGGTTGGGGCCATCCCA carries:
- a CDS encoding GntR family transcriptional regulator; protein product: MRFHIQQESDIPASTQLYNQICFAIAARHYPPGHRLPSTRQLAMQTGLHRNTISKVYRQLETDGVVEAMAGSGIYVRDQQKPREIKTPPHIRNRGVTDLDREVRKCVDGLLNAGCTLQQTRELLTREIDWRLRCGARVLVSTPREDIGASMLIAEELEPCLDVPVEVVPMEELENVLETSSNGTVVTSRYFLQPVEELAKKHSVRAVAVDLNDFRNELAMLKELRPGSCVGLVSISPGILRAAEVILHSMRGNDLLLMTATPDVGSRLLALLRASSHVLCDRPSLPLVEQSLRQNRSQLMRMPQLHCAESYLSTDTIDLLRKEIGLQTPATAS
- the miaA gene encoding tRNA (adenosine(37)-N6)-dimethylallyltransferase MiaA; its protein translation is MSTQPLVITLLGPTASGKTALALELAERLELPVINVDSRQLYREMDVGTAKPTAEQQARVTHHLLDLRNPNQPITLQEFQAEATSCIERELSERGVALLVGGSGLYLKALTSGLKPPAVGPQPELRKQFSAMGQAICHPLLAAADPIAAAKISPADAVRTQRALEVLYASGQPMSGQASVEPPPWRILELGLDPSNLRQRINQRTEQLYQDGLVEETQRLADRYGADLPLLQTIGYAEALQINDGSITRASAIATTCQRTRQFAKRQRTWFRRQHTPQWLSEQDLLTEAMTLIEQHLG
- the infC gene encoding translation initiation factor IF-3, with the translated sequence MAPRPRFDRRAPVRELPNINDRISYPQLRVVDSDGSQLGVISREDALEVAKERELDLVLVSEKADPPVCRIMDYGKFKFEQEKKAKEAKKKSHQTEVKEVKMRYKIDSHDYDVRIGQAQRFLKAGDKVKCTVIFRGREIQHTALAEVLLRRMAKDLEEKAEIQQSPKREGRNMIMFLTPRKTPLLKKDDKDSSVHQAIRTIPAPPRSTATKVAAPQA
- the gyrB gene encoding DNA topoisomerase (ATP-hydrolyzing) subunit B → MSDASKVQNEYGAEQIQVLEGLEPVRKRPGMYIGTTGPRGLHHLVYEVVDNAVDEALAGHCDRITVILGADGSASVTDNGRGIPTDVHPRTGKSALETVLTVLHAGGKFGAGGYKVSGGLHGVGVSVVNALSEWVQVTVRRQGQVHRQRFERGAAIGSLLSESQSEAEQGETGTTVCFLPDLQIFTGGIVFDYATLSARLRELAYLNGGVQIVFRDEREASLSDAGDPHEEIYFYEGGIKEYVAYMNKAKDALHPDIIYVNSEKDGVQVEAALQWCADAYSDSILGFANNIRTVDGGTHIEGLKTVLTRTLNAFAKKLGKRKDADSNLAGENIREGLTAVLSVKVPEPEFEGQTKTKLGNTEVRGIVDNLVGEALSQFLEFNPSVISLILEKAIQAFNAAEAARRARELVRRKSVLESSTLPGKLADCSSRDPSESEIYIVEGDSAGGSAKQGRDRRFQAILPLRGKILNIEKTDDSKIYKNTEIQALITALGLGIKGEEFDQKSLRYHRVVIMTDADVDGAHIRTLILTFFYRYKRELVEGGYIYIACPPLYKVERGKNHTYCYNESDLQKTLKGFGENAKYTIQRFKGLGEMMPKQLWETTMDPSTRMMKRIEIEDALEADRIFTILMGDKVAPRREFIETHSKELDMAALDI
- the cysE gene encoding serine O-acetyltransferase translates to MLDQIRADLAIIRERDPAARGWLEMLFCYPGLHAISLHRFSHRLWRSRLPLKLLARCISQVGRALTGIEIHPGARIGHSVFIDHGMGVVIGETAEIGHRCLLYQGVTLGGTGKDHGKRHPTLGENVVVGAGAKVLGAITIGPNTRIGAGSVVVRDVEEDSTVVGIPGRVIHQSGVRINPLAHSALPDAEANVIRNLMERIDELETTVNALRSCLDDVATDCALQDDHGGEAQSLKDREILEFLGESSG